The following DNA comes from Janthinobacterium sp. TB1-E2.
CTGGCAGGCAAGCGCATCGGCGTGGAAAAGGTGTCGATCGCGGCCATGCTGATGCTGGGCGAAGACAATGGCAAGTACCGCGACGACGTGCGCATCTTCGATACGGCCGCCGAAGCCTTGCAGCAATTGCAGGCGGGCAAGCTCGACGCCGTGCTGGCCAACCGTTCGGAAATCGAATCGGTGCTGAAAAGCGACCCCGCTTTCCCCTTGAGCGAAGTGGCGTTCGCCCGCTTGCCGCGTGCCGGCTGGGCCGTGGGCCTGGCCGTCAGCAAGCAACAGCTCGACGTGGCCAAGTTGCTGCAGGCAGCCATGAACGAGATGGCGGCCAGCGGCGAACTGAAAACGATCTTTGAGAAGTATGGCGTGAAGGAGGCGCGGCCCTGAAGTAGCTTGCTCTGGTTTAAAAGCCCGCGCATCGGAAGAGGCGCGGGCTTTTTAGTTTTAGAAACTATATTGGGCGCTGACACCCAGCAGCCAATTGCGTCCTGGCGCCGCTTCATAGTAGCGTTTGTTGCTGTCGCCGACGATGACGGAGCCCACGTAGGTCTTGTCGAAAAGATTGTTCAGGCGGGCAAATTCCTTGAAGCGCCAGTTCCCCACGTTTTGTTTGGCGTTGAAGCGCGCATTGAACACCGTGTAGCCGGGCGCCGGTTTTTCGATGTTGCTGTCTTCCGCGTAGACCTGGTTGCTGGCCACGCTTTCCAGCGCCGCGCAAAAGCGGTCGAGCTTATCTTTCCACGCCAATTCCGCGAACAGGTTGGCGCTGGGCACGCCAGGCAAACGGCTGCCTTCGCGCACGCTGCCAAACGCCTGGTCATACACGGCGTGCAGGCTGGTCAGTGCTACTTTTGCCGTGAAACCATATGGCAAGTTTGAGTCCAGCGACACTTCCATACCTTGGCGCAAGGTTTTACCTGCATTGCGATAGCTGGTGCGCCCGCCGCTGGACTTGTCGACCACCAATTCGTCGTTGGTCTTGATCTGGAACACGGCCGCGTTTACGTGGGTGTTGTTGGCGATTCTCGCCTTGATGCCTGCTTCCAGGTTGGTGCTGGTGGCCGGTTTTAGCTGGTAATTGAAGCCGCCGCCCGTGCCCGAGTAAAACAGTTCATTCAAGGTAGGCGCCTCAAAACCGCGCGCGGCGCTGGCGTACACGTTGACGCTCGGCGTCAGTTTATACAGCAGACCCAGCACCGGTGTCGTGTGGCTGAATTCGAGGCTGCCGCTGTCGTTCCCATTGCTGAGATAGTGGTCGTCGACCGCCACTTTCATCTTGCTGTAGCGCACACCTGCGCTCAGCAGCCATGGGCCGCTTTGCCATTCCGTCTGGATATAGGGATCGAGGCTGGAGACGACATTCTGCTCGTCGCGGCGCAGCTTGCCTTTCACGCCAAACGTGTTGCCGATGTAATTTTCATAGCCGGTGCGGTCATCGCTGGAGCGGCCGTAATCGATGCCGATGGTGGTGCTCAGCTTGCCGCCTGCCAACTGGTTCACATGTAGCCAGTTGGTATCGATGCCGTAGAACTCACGCTGGAAGTCAACCACGCCGCCCGAATGGCTAGGCGGCGCCTGGAAGCCTTTGGTAAAAGCCTGGTACTGGATCACGTCGCGGTTGCCGCCATACACCATCACATGCAGGCGGTCGTCGCCGAACGACTGTTCATAGGTGGCGCCGATTTGCTGGTGGTCGATGCTCTTGCGCGTGTTGTAGCGCTCGGCCAGGGTGCGCTTCGGGTTTTGCGTGTCGCTCGCATCGGTTTCGCCAGCGCGCGGGTCGCGGGCAAACGTGGCCCAGGTGGCACCCAGCGGATCTTGCGTGTTGCCTTGGTGCAGGCTGTTGGCAACGATGGTCAGCTTGCTGTCCGCATTGGGCTTGACGGTGATCTTGCCGAACGCCTGTTCGCGCGTGGCGGAGCTGTGATCGCGGAAACCGTCCGTGCGGAAGCGCGAGCCGTCGAGCACGTAGCCGATGCCGCCTGCCTGGCCTTGTGCCGTCAAGTCCACTTTGTTGGTGCCGTAGCTGCCGCCCACCACATTTAATTCGACGGACGGGGGATTTTGCCCATCCTTGGAAAACAGCTGGATCACGCCGCCCGAGTGGTTGCCGTAGATGGCAGAAAACGGTCCGCGCAGCACTTCGATGCGCTCGGCCGTATCGAGGTTGAAGGTGGCGGCCTGGCCTTGGCCGTCGGGCATGCTGGCAGGAATGCCATCGCTGATCAGTTTGACGCCGCGCACGCCAAAGGCCGAGCGTGCGCCGAAGCCGCGCGACGAGATCTGCAAGTCTTGCGCATAGTTCTGGCGGTTTTGCACGACCAGGCCCGGCACGGCGGCCAGCGCTTCTGACGCGTTGACGCGGATTTGGCCATCTTGGATGCGGGCGCTGTCGACGACGTCGATCGAGGCCGGCACTTCCTGGCTGGGATGGGCGATGCGGCTGCCGCTGACGACCACCGTATCCATCAGTTGCCCGTTGGCCGGGGCAGCTGCCTCGGCGGCAAAGACGTGGGGGGCGAGGGTAGCGCTGCCGGCGACAAACAAGCTGGCGATGGTGTTCAGGCGGAAACGGTGCTGCATGCGGATTCTCCAATGTGAATAAAAGCCTGCTTGGTCGCGTGCGCGGCGCAGGTCTGCATCTGTGTATCAAGCAATATGCCTGCCATGTCTCCATTGGTGGGCTGAAATTATACGCGTGTCAGTGGCACGGCGTTTGCATACAGCAATGTTCAGATGCGCCGATGCCGCGCGCTTTTTCTGTGTTTTGCCATCGAAAGGTGATTATGCCCAACTTCTTCTCGCGCTTGCGCCAAGTGTGCTGGCTGCTGCCTGCGCTCGCCAGCAGTACCCTCCAGGCTGCTCCATTTGCCTATGTTCCCAATGAAAAATCGGGCACCTTGAGCGTGATCGACACGGCGACCGACCAGGTCGTGCGCCAGATTGCAGCCGGCAAGCGTCCGCGCGGCATCGCCGCCGACCCCACCGGGCGGCAATTGTTTGTCACGGACGCCGCCAGCAGCGCCTTGCTGCTGATCGATAACGCTGGCGGCACCCCCGTGCGCACTGTGGCGCTGGGTAAGTCGCCCGAAGGCGTTAGCGCCTCGCAAGATGGTAGTCACGTGGCCGTGGCCGTCGAGGAAAACAATAGCGTGGCCTTGCTCGATGGCCATTCCGGTACCTTGCTCGCCGATATCAAGGTACAGGGACGCAACCCGGAACATGCCGTCTTCAGCCCCGATGGGCGCTGGCTGCTGGTCAGCGCGGAAGAGGCCGAACAAGTCGATGTCATCGATGTGGCGCAGCGCCGCCAGGTGGCGTCCGTCGCCGTTGGGCTGCGTCCGCGCGGCATCGGTTTCAGTCCGGACTCGGGCCGCGCCTACGTGGCGTGCGAACTGGTCAATGCCGTCTACGTGATCGACATGGCCGCGCGCAAGGCGGTTGCCACCATTCCCGCTGGCAAGAATGCAAACGGCATCGTGGTCCATCCCAGCGGCAAGCAGGTGTATGTCTCGAACGGTATCGATGGCACGGTGATGGTGATCGACACGGCCAGCAACGAGGTGACGGCCACCATTCCCGTTGGCAAGCGCCCATGGAACATGGCCATCACGCCCGATGGCGCCAAGCTGTATGTGGCCAATGGCCGCTCGAACAGCGTTTCCGTCATCGACACGGCCAGCGCGCGCAAGGTGGCCGATATTGCTGTAGGTGAATTGCCATGGGGCGTGGTGATTCGCTAATGGCACAGGAACAGGTGTTCCAGTCTGGTACACCTGTTCCATTGTGCAGCGGCGCAAGCCCGGGCATGCGCTGAAAAGCACACCGGTATTGACGCTACGCCCTTGTAACAAGGGTAAAAGCGGCTAAGTTTGTAGTGGGATGCCGAGCTGGCACGGCATTTGCGGAAGACTCCGTGTACTCACCCCATCTGTACCAGGACGTTTGATTTTAATTACAGCAATTCCATTCTAATTAACCCGATAGAGGACGACATGAATCTCGCAGACATCAGCAAACTGGGCGTAGCCAATCCCTTCAAACAACGCTATGACAATTACATCGGCGGCAAATTCGTTGCCCCGGTAAAAGGTGAATACTTTCCTAACATCACACCGATCACGGGCTTGCCATTTTGCGAAATCGCCCGTTCCACGGCGGAAGATGTCGAGCTGGCCTTGGACGCGGCCCATGCCGCCAAGGATGCCTGGGGCAAGACTTCGCCTGCGGAGCGCGCCAATATCCTGAACCGCATCGCCGACCGCATCGAACAGAACCTGAGCCTGATCGCCACGGCGGAAACCATCGATAACGGCAAGCCGATCCGCGAAACGATGAATGCCGACATTCCGCTGGCCATCGACCATTTCCGTTATTTCGCCGGTTGCATCCGCGCGCAAGAAGGTTCCGTCGCGCAAATCGATGCGGAAACCTATGCCTACCACTACCACGAGCCGCTCGGCGTCGTGGGCCAGATCATCCCATGGAATTTCCCGATTCTGATGGCTGTGTGGAAACTGGCGCCAGCCCTGGCCGCCGGCAATTGCGTCGTGCTCAAACCGGCCGAGCAGACGCCGGCGTCCATCATGGTGTTGATCGAGCTGATCGGCGATTTGCTGCCGCCGGGCGTGCTGAACATCATCAATGGTTTCGGCCTGGAAGCGGGCAAGCCGCTGGCGTCGAGCAAGCGCATCGCCAAGATCGCCTTCACGGGCGAAACAGGCACGGGCCGCTTGATCATGGGCTACGCCGCGCAAAACCTGATTCCCGTCACCCTGGAGCTGGGCGGCAAGTCGCCGAACATCTTCTTTGAAGACGTGATGGATGCGGACGATGATTATTTCGACAAGTGCTTGGAAGGTTTTGCCATGTTCGCGCTGAACCAGGGCGAGGTGTGCACCTGCCCATCGCGCGTGCTGATCCAGGAATCGATCTACGAAAAATTCATCGAACGCGCCCTGAAGCGCGTGGCCGCCATCAAGCAGGGCAATCCGCTCGATTCGTCCACCATGATCGGCGCGCAGGCGTCTCAGGAGCAGCTGGAAAAAATCTTGTCCTACCTCGACATCGGCCGCCAGGAAGGCGCCGAAGTGCTGGCCGGCGGCGAGCGCAACACGCAGGCGGGCGACTTGGAAGGCGGTTACTACGTGCGTCCGACCGTGTTCAAGGGCAACAACAAGATGCGCATCTTCCAGGAAGAAATCTTTGGACCGGTCGTGTCCGTGACCACTTTCAAGGATGAGGCCGACGCGCTGGCGATTGCCAACGATACCTTGTACGGCCTGGGTGCCGGCTTGTGGACGCGCGACGGTTCGCGCGCCTTCCGTATGGGACGCGCCATCCAGGCGGGCCGCGTGTGGACCAATTGCTACCACCTGTATCCAGCTCACGCCGCGTTCGGCGGCTACAAGCAATCGGGTATCGGCCGCGAAAACCACAAGATGATGCTCGATCACTACCAGCAAACGAAGAACTTGCTGGTGAGCTATAGCCCGAAAGCGCTGGGCTTCTTCTAAACCGGTACACGCGCCGCGCCTGTCGTCCAGGCGCGGCGCGCAGAAAGGGATGCCATGAGTGCAGCAATTGCCCGGGTGGTCGCCACCGATGCGGCACTGGAAATGATGGACAAGTTGCGCCAGCGTCACGGCCCGCTGATGTTTTTCCAGTCGGGCGGCTGCTGCGACGGCAGCGCGCCCATGTGCTACGCGCTGGGCGAGTTCGATGTCAGCGACACCGACATCTATCTCGGCAATTTGAATGGTACACCGTTCTACATGGGACTCGAGCAATTCGAGTACTGGGAGCATACCCAGTTGATTATCGATGTGGTCGATGGCAATGGCGGCATGTTTTCACTCGACAACGGCACGGGCAAGCGCTTCTTGACGCGTTCGCGCCTGTTCACCGATGAAGAGTGCGCCTTGCTGCATGCCCAGCCGCATGAGCACCGCAAGACTTGATACACACACATACTAATAAAACAGAGGGAGATGATTGTGCAGAAAAAAATCATGGGGATACTCGTCGGTTTGGGTTTGGCATCGCTGGCCCAGGCGGCTGACGTGGGCAATGTCACCAATGCCATGCTCGACAGCACGGCGAAGAATCCAGCCAGCGTCCTGTCGTTCGGCATGGGCACGCAGGGCCAGCGCTATTCGCCGTTAACGCAGATCAATGACAAGACCGTGGCCAAGCTGGTGCCGGCCTGGTCGTTCTCGTTTGGCGGCGAAAAACAGCGTGGCCAGGAATCGCAGCCGCTGATTCACAACGGCAAGATGTTCGTTACTGCATCGTATTCGCGCATCTTTGCCGTCGACTTGAAAACGGGCGCCAAGCTGTGGAAGTACGAGCATCGCTTGCCAGACGGCATCATGCCCTGCTGCGACGTGGTCAACCGTGGTGCGGCCCTGTACGGCAACCTGGTGATTTTCGGCACGCTCGACGCCTATCTGGTGGCGCTGGACCAGAATACGGGCAAGATCGTCTGGAAAGAAAAGGTCGACGATTATGCGGCTGGCTACTCGATGACGGCCGCGCCGCTGATCGCCGAAGGCTTGCTGCTGACGGGCGTGTCGGGTGGCGAATTCGGCATCGTGGGGCGGGTCGAAGCGCGCAACCCGATGACGGGCGACCTCGTGTGGAGCCGTCCGACGGTAGAGGGCCACATGGGCCACCGCTACGACAAGGATGGCAAGGCGATCGACAATGGCGTGTCCGGCACCGCGAACAAAACGTGGCCCGGCGACCTGTGGAAAACGGGCGGCGCCTCGACGTGGATGGGTGGTACCTATGATCCGCAAACCAAGCTTGCCTACTTTGGCACGGGCAACCCGGCGCCATGGAACAGCCACTTGCGTCCCGGCGACAATCTGTACTCGTCGTCTACCGTGGCGCTGGACGTGAAAACGGGCCAGATCAAGTGGGCGTATCAAAACACGCCGAACGACGCCTGGGATTTCGACGGCGCCAACGAATTCGTCACTTTCGATATGGATGGCAAGCGCTACGGCGGCAAGGCCGACCGCAACGGTTTCTTCTATGTGATCGACGCCAATACGGGCAAGTTGCAGAACGCCTTCCCGTTTGTGAAGAAAATCACATGGGCCAGCAGCATCGACCTGAAGACGGGCCGGCCCAACTTCATCGCCGCCGGCCGCCCCGGCGACCCGACCAAGGGAGAGGAAGGCAAGAAGGGCACGACCGTGTTTGCCGCGCCTGCTTTCCTCGGCGCCAAAAACCAGATGCCGATGGCCTACTCGCCGCAAACCAAGCTGTTCTATGTGCCGGCGAACGAATGGGGCATGGATATCTGGAACGAGCCGATCAGCTACAAGAAGGGCGGCGCTTTCCTCGGCGCGGGCTTCACCATCAAGCCCTTGTTTGATGACTATATCGGCGCCATGCGCGCCGTCGATCCGAAGACTGGCAAGATCGTCTGGGAAATCAAGAATAACGCGCCGCTGTGGGGTGGCGTGATGAGCACGGCCGGTAACCTGGTGTTCTACGGCACGCCGGAAGGTTTCCTGAAAGCCGTCGATGCGAAGACGGGCAAGGAACTGTGGAAATTCCAGACGGGCTCCGGCGTCGTGGCGCCGCCCGTCACGTGGCAGGATGGCGACACGCAATATGTGGCCGTCGTATCAGGCTGGGGTGGCGCGGTGCCGCTGTGGGGCGGCGAAGTGGCGAAGAAGGTCAACTTCCTGGAACAGGGCGGTTCCGTGTGGGTCTTCAAGCTGGCATCGAAGTAACGGGGTGAAGCACCCGGGCCACACGGATGGGTGTCTCCCTGTCTGCCGGGTGCTTTCTTTTTGCTGACGGCCCAGGCCGTCAGTTTTTTGTTTACCTGGATGACAGATACGCATACTTGCGGTCAAAAAATGAACACTGTCAGTGGCGATTGATCCGCCGCTGCACACGTTCAATACGCTTTTTTTCTTTCTCCCTCTGAGGCTTGCTGGGCACGCTTATTGCCAAAGCTTGAGGTACATCAATCACTGGTGTGCACACTAAAAACAGAGAAGAAAGAGGAGAAGAAATGAACACATGGATCAAGCTGGGGAGCCTCGGTGTCATGACAATCGCAGCGGTGGGACAGGCGCAAGCCGTCGATATCAAGGCTGGCGACTGGACCGTGTCGGTGGGCGGCATCGTCAACGCCTACTACACGCAAGTGTCGTGTTCGGGCGATGCGGTGGGCGGGCTGGCGCTGGGCGGCCAGGCGCTCGGTTGCGGCGGAGAGAAGGACCGAACCACCATCGGCAACGGCTTGCTGCCCAACGGCTTGATCACCTCGGCGAGCTCGAGGCTGGGCGAGTACGACGTGAAAGCCTTGATCGGCATCTACAACTCGACGGCCACGGACAGCGCCATCAGCCAGAACAGCGTGGTCGACGTGCGCCAAGCCTTCTTCACGTTTGGCAATGAGCAGATGGGCACCTTCAAGCTGGGCCGCGACTATGGCATCTTCGGCGCGAACGCGATTTTGTCCGACATGACCTTGCTGGGTTCGGGCGCACCCGTGCAGGCGACGCAGCGTGGCCGCGTGACCCTGGGCCATATCGGCGCCGGCTATACCTATCTGGGCAACTATGGCCAGATCATGTACAGCTCGCCGAAGTCGGGTGGCGTTGGCGTCGATGTGGCGCTGGTCAGTCCGGTCTCCGATACGCCCATCGTGGCAGGCTCGACCTATTCTTCGAAGTCGAGTCCGCAAGTGCAGGCGCAGCTGACGTATGCGCAGGAAGGGTTGAAGGCGTGGCTCGGCGTGAAGTCGCAAAAATTCACCTCGAAAACGCCAGGAGTCGATGACCTGACCATGCGCGGCGTGGAAGTGGGTGGCTCGTACCAGATGGGCCCGGCTAGCGTACTGGTCAACTTCCAGGGCGGCAAGGGGCTCGGTATCTTGTCCGATGCGGACCAGGGCGATACCAAATCGAAGAACTGGCTGCTGCAAGGCACGTATAAAACGACGGACAAGCTGAAGCTGGGTTTGTCCTACGGCATCAGCAAGAACGACGACAACACGGCCGGCACGGGCGGCTTGAAGTCGAACGCCAACCTGACCCTGGGCGCGTATTACTCGCTCAACAGCGCGATCACCCTGGTAGGCGAGCTGGGCCAGACGCGCTCGAAAGGTTTTGCCGGCGGCGAAGCGAAGATGAATGGCGTGTCCCTGGGCGGCATTATTTTCTTCTAACTCAACAACGCGGCGCCTTGCGACAGGGCGCCGCACGGAGCACCATGCATGCGGATAATGCGCTTGTTCATAGCTTGCTGGCTATTCCTGTTTATCCTCGGACAGGCGTGGGCCGGTGTGCTCACCAAGGCCGAGCTGGCGCGGCGTTTTCCTGCGCCCATCGTCGTGGGCGACAAGGAGATCGATTTGCCCGTCTGGCCCCTGTTCCGCCAAAACGCCACGGCGACAGAGCTGGTCGGCTACGTTTTTGAATCGCTGGACTTGGCGCCCATTCCCGGCTTTTCCGGCGTGCCCGTCAATCTGCTGATCGCCATCGATCCGAAGGGCAGTTTTCTCGATGTCGCCGTACTGTCGCAGCACGAACCCGTGTTTCTCGACGGCTTGGGCGAAGCGCCCTTGTTTCAGTTCGTCAAACAGTACCAGGGCTTGTCGCTGAAACAGAATATCGCCATCGATGCGCGAACCAAGCGCGCGCCGGATGCGACCCACGCCGATATCGATGGCGTATCGAAGGCCACGGCTTCCGTGCGCATCATCAACCAGAGCGTGCTGGCCTCGGCCTTGAAAGTGTCGCGCAAAAAACTCGGTTTTGCGCAAGGTCGTGACCCCGACCAGATTGCCCGCATCCGCATGGAGGTATTCGAGAAACTCAGCGTGGCGCAGATGCTCGAACAGGGCTTGATCCAGCATGTGCGCTTGAGCAACAAGGACGTGGAAGCCTTGTTTGCGGGCAGTCCCGGCGCGGGACTCGATGTGGAAGCCCAGCGCGAGCCGGAAGGCGTGTTCATCGACCTATACTTGGCGTATGTTTCCGTTCCCACGGTGGGACGCAATCTGTTGACGGAACGCAGCTGGAACAAATTGCGCAACCGGTTTGACGAGGGCGACCACGCCATCCTCATCATGTCGCGCGGGCGCTACAGCGTGCTGGGCGACGATTTTGTGCGCGGCACCGTGCCCGACCGGCTGTTGCTGAAGCAGGATGGCTTGCCCATCGACATGCGCGACCTGGACCTGGACTTGAGCTTGTCCGATACGGCTTCCTTGCCGACGGAAAATATCGCCGCATTGCGCATCATCAGCCAGGCGGGACTCGATGCGGCCAGTCCGCTGGCGTTCACGCTGCCGATCACGCGCAGCAAGGGCATCGTGTATCCGGAGCGCATCGCGCGCAACGTGGATGTCAGCTACCGCTTGCCGGCAGAGTTCTATACGGCGCCGCAAGGCGACGATGCCACGTGGCGTGGCACGTGGCAGGGACGCAAGGCCGAGTTGCTGCTATTGGTGACCGGGCTGGCGCTGCTGGCCGGCGCCTTGGCGTGGCAGAAACGGCTGGTGCGCGATGGCCGCCAATTTGCATGGTTCCGCCGTCTGTTCCTGTTGTTTACCATTGGCTTCATCGGCTATTACGCGCAGGGCCAGTTGTCGATCGTCAATATCACGGGCGTCATCCAAGCGCTGCTGGCGGGGCGCAGCCTGGGCTTTTTCCTGTTCGATCCGATGACGGTGATCCTGTGGACGTTCGTGCTGCTCAGCCTGCTTGTCTGGGGACGGGGCACGTTTTGTGGCTGGCTGTGTCCGTTTGGAGCGCTGCAGGAATTCACGGGCAAGCTGGGCCAGTGGCTGCGCTTGCCTCAGTGGAAGATCAAGCCGCGCCTCGACGGGCGCCTGAAATGGATCAAGTATGGCTTGCTGTTGGCCATCCTTTTCAGCAGCCTGTTTTCCAGCCAGATCACGGACAAGCTGGTCGAGCTGGAACCGTTCAAGACGGCCATCACCCTGAACTTCGTGCGGGCTTGGCCCTTCGTTGCATATGCCGTGGGCTTGCTGCTGCTCAGCAGTGTTTCCTATAAATTCTTTTGCCGCTACCTGTGCCCATTCGGTGCGGCGCTGGCGCTGCTGGGACGGTTTCGCTTGTTCAATTGGATTCCCCGTCGCAAGGAGTGTGGCACGCCGTGCCAGACTTGCCGCCACCGGTGCGAGCATCACGCCATCGCGCCGAGCGGGAAAGTCGATTATGGCGAGTGTTTCCAGTGCATGGATTGCGTGGTGATTTACGCTAGCGATGAAAAATGCGCGCCCTTGATGCTGGAAATCAAGCGTGCCCGCACGATACCCATTGTCCGGGCCACGGCAGAGGAGAGCAGCAATGCAGCGTAGAACCTTTATATCCGCAGCGATAGGCAGCGTGGCCGGCATGGCGGGCTTGTCTTTGCCGGGCAGCATGGCGCGCGGCACGGCCACGGCATCCGGCGTGCGATCTTATCAAGGCGCAGCGCTGGCGTTTGGCACGACGATCGCCGTCACCGTGTTGCACCACGATCAGCGCCAGGCCGAGCTGGCTATTGAAGACGCCTTGCACGCAGCCAGGAATATCGACCGCCTGATGAGCATTTACAGTCCCGCCAGCCAAGTCTTCCAGCTGAACCGTGACGGCCGCCTGGCCCGGCCGGACGCCCATTTGCTGGCGGTGCTGGCGCAGGCGCAAGTCTTGTCGCAATGGAGCGATGGGGCATTTGATATCACCGTGCAACCTTTATGGCAGCTGTTTCACGCGGCGGCAGACCAGGCCGGCTTGCCTGCGGAAGCACTACGGCGCAAAGCGCAGGCGCGGATCGGCTGGCGGCAATTGGCGTGGGACAAACGCGAAGTGCGTTTCCTGCAGCCCGGCATGGCGCTGACCTTGAATGGCCTGGCGCAAGGTTACGCTGCGGACATGGCGCTGGCTGCCGTGCAGGCGCGCGGCATACGGCACGCGTTGCTGGACACGGGCGAATTCGTTGCGCGCGGGCAGCGCTCCGTGCGCCGGCCATGGACCTTGGGCATCCAAGACCCGCGCGACGCAGAAATCCTCGCGGCCACCTTGAAAGTGGAAGGGCGCAGCGTGGCCACGTCCGGCGATTACGAATGTACGTTCACGCCGGACTTCGTGCATCACCACATCTTCGACCCTTCGAAGGGCGATTCGCCGCGTGAACTGGCCAGCGTGACGGTGCTGGCGCCCACGGGCTTGCTGGCCGATGGCTTGTCGACAACCTTCATGGTGACGGGCGCGGCGCGTGCGCATGCGATGGCCGTACGGATGGAAGGTGTCGACTTGATGACCATCGACAAGCAGGGCCGGCGCCAGATGTCGCCCGGCTTTTCCCGGCTACTCTAGGCTATTTCAGATGCGGCACCTTGCGATAGATTGTGTTGCGCGACACGCCCAGGGCCCGCGCCGTGGCCGAGACGTTGCCGCCGTGGGCATCGAGCGACTTGAGAATGACGCTTTGCTCCATCTCTTCCAGGTTGGCGCCGGCGGCGATCATCCGGTCCGTGCTGGCGCTGGCGGCAGTCGCTTGCGTCATTTCAATATCATCGAGGAAATCGTCGGGCATGTGGCGCAGACAGATTTCGTGTTCGTCGCCTGCCATGACGATGGCTGTGCGCAACAGATTGGTCAGCTGCCGGAAGTTGCCCGGCCATTTATGCTGGTGGAACATGCGCAGGATGTCCGGCGCCACCGTGTAGCGCGTATCGGGGGCTTCCGTCGCGAGGATTTTTTTCACGACCGTATCGAGGTCCGTGCGTTCGCGCAGCGGCGGCAGTTTGACCACCAGGCCATTCAGGCGGTAATACAAGTCTTCGCGGAATAGCCCCTTGGCCATGCGTTCGCGCAAGTTGTGATTCGTGGCGCAAATGAGTTCCACATTGACGGTGATCGATTTGCTGCTGCCCAACGGGGTGACCATACGTTCCTGCAACACGCGCAGCAGGCGCGCCTGCAAGCCAAACGGCATGTCGCCGATTTCATCGAGGAACAGGGTGCCGCCATTGGCTTGCAATATCTTGCCGATGGCGCCCTTCTTGCGCGCACCTGTAAACGCCCCGTCCTCATAGCCGAACAGTTCGGACTCGATCAGGGTTTCCGGGATCGACGCGCAGTTGACGGCGATAAACGGCCCCATGGCCCGTGGCGAATCGTTGTGGATGGCTTGTGCCAGCAATTCCTTGCCCGTACCCGTTTCGCCCATGACGAGGATGGGGATATCGCGTCCCAATACCTTGTTGACCTTTTCGATCACCAGTTCCAGTTGCGGATCGCCCGTGCGCAGGTAGCGCAAGCCGGACAGGCGGCGTGCCGCGTTGGCCGCATGGCTGGCCGGCGCGGGGACCTGCGCCGGGGCGGCGTTGATATCGCTATGGTCGGTGCTGGCAGCAAAGCCATGCTGGAAGGCACTATTGGCTAACCGCAACTGCGCGCGCCCATACACGCGCACGCCGCTGTGCATGCACAGGTTCAGCAAACCGGGCGAGGCCGTGCGGTAATGGTCGTACAGGGCAGACACGGGCAAGCCGAACAGGGAGCTGAACGTGTGCGATTGCAGCGCGGCAAATGACAGGCCCAGCTGGAACAAGCCATTCTTGTTGGCCGATAAGAACCGGCCGCCCGGCGTGAATGAGGCGATGCCTTCCATCAAGGTCCCGATGAATTCAGGACGCGCGTGGAAGTGCACGGTGATGGCGTCTTCGAAGGTGGCGGAAAACAACTGATTTTCGATCATCAGCGCCGACATGCGCACGAGAGCCATCGTATGCTTGTGGAAACTGCGCTGGTCGCTGGAGACATCGAGCACGCCGATGACATTGCCCCTGTGGTCGGTGATCGGCGCTGCGGAACACGTGAGGAAATGATTGGCGGCCAGGTAATGCTGGTCCGCATGGACCAAAGTCGGTACTTTTTCCGTGATGGCCGTGCCGATGG
Coding sequences within:
- a CDS encoding DUF779 domain-containing protein; protein product: MSAAIARVVATDAALEMMDKLRQRHGPLMFFQSGGCCDGSAPMCYALGEFDVSDTDIYLGNLNGTPFYMGLEQFEYWEHTQLIIDVVDGNGGMFSLDNGTGKRFLTRSRLFTDEECALLHAQPHEHRKT
- a CDS encoding beta-propeller fold lactonase family protein: MPNFFSRLRQVCWLLPALASSTLQAAPFAYVPNEKSGTLSVIDTATDQVVRQIAAGKRPRGIAADPTGRQLFVTDAASSALLLIDNAGGTPVRTVALGKSPEGVSASQDGSHVAVAVEENNSVALLDGHSGTLLADIKVQGRNPEHAVFSPDGRWLLVSAEEAEQVDVIDVAQRRQVASVAVGLRPRGIGFSPDSGRAYVACELVNAVYVIDMAARKAVATIPAGKNANGIVVHPSGKQVYVSNGIDGTVMVIDTASNEVTATIPVGKRPWNMAITPDGAKLYVANGRSNSVSVIDTASARKVADIAVGELPWGVVIR
- a CDS encoding TonB-dependent receptor, with the translated sequence MQHRFRLNTIASLFVAGSATLAPHVFAAEAAAPANGQLMDTVVVSGSRIAHPSQEVPASIDVVDSARIQDGQIRVNASEALAAVPGLVVQNRQNYAQDLQISSRGFGARSAFGVRGVKLISDGIPASMPDGQGQAATFNLDTAERIEVLRGPFSAIYGNHSGGVIQLFSKDGQNPPSVELNVVGGSYGTNKVDLTAQGQAGGIGYVLDGSRFRTDGFRDHSSATREQAFGKITVKPNADSKLTIVANSLHQGNTQDPLGATWATFARDPRAGETDASDTQNPKRTLAERYNTRKSIDHQQIGATYEQSFGDDRLHVMVYGGNRDVIQYQAFTKGFQAPPSHSGGVVDFQREFYGIDTNWLHVNQLAGGKLSTTIGIDYGRSSDDRTGYENYIGNTFGVKGKLRRDEQNVVSSLDPYIQTEWQSGPWLLSAGVRYSKMKVAVDDHYLSNGNDSGSLEFSHTTPVLGLLYKLTPSVNVYASAARGFEAPTLNELFYSGTGGGFNYQLKPATSTNLEAGIKARIANNTHVNAAVFQIKTNDELVVDKSSGGRTSYRNAGKTLRQGMEVSLDSNLPYGFTAKVALTSLHAVYDQAFGSVREGSRLPGVPSANLFAELAWKDKLDRFCAALESVASNQVYAEDSNIEKPAPGYTVFNARFNAKQNVGNWRFKEFARLNNLFDKTYVGSVIVGDSNKRYYEAAPGRNWLLGVSAQYSF
- the adh gene encoding aldehyde dehydrogenase, with product MNLADISKLGVANPFKQRYDNYIGGKFVAPVKGEYFPNITPITGLPFCEIARSTAEDVELALDAAHAAKDAWGKTSPAERANILNRIADRIEQNLSLIATAETIDNGKPIRETMNADIPLAIDHFRYFAGCIRAQEGSVAQIDAETYAYHYHEPLGVVGQIIPWNFPILMAVWKLAPALAAGNCVVLKPAEQTPASIMVLIELIGDLLPPGVLNIINGFGLEAGKPLASSKRIAKIAFTGETGTGRLIMGYAAQNLIPVTLELGGKSPNIFFEDVMDADDDYFDKCLEGFAMFALNQGEVCTCPSRVLIQESIYEKFIERALKRVAAIKQGNPLDSSTMIGAQASQEQLEKILSYLDIGRQEGAEVLAGGERNTQAGDLEGGYYVRPTVFKGNNKMRIFQEEIFGPVVSVTTFKDEADALAIANDTLYGLGAGLWTRDGSRAFRMGRAIQAGRVWTNCYHLYPAHAAFGGYKQSGIGRENHKMMLDHYQQTKNLLVSYSPKALGFF